One stretch of Lysobacter sp. TY2-98 DNA includes these proteins:
- a CDS encoding haloacid dehalogenase-like hydrolase, whose translation MTLDALRYRSPAGDAPLVVFDFDHTLYDGDSGSHLFAWLIRRSAWRMLLALLIAPIAGPMIAFLPTRRHGIGAFVWVGTVFERAPFDALIDRYVADNVDGIRARLLPVALDVFHRHRVAGDRVVVATGAPPRLARAILAFVAHEDVPVIGTEVKRVFGGIRAARHCHHAMKMTMLRDAGYGGEIAAAYSDSTADLPLLQAARNPVVVNPKSKGIAFFREHLPAGTPMLNWGCPGRAGDVVRADA comes from the coding sequence ATGACGCTGGATGCACTGCGTTATCGGTCGCCCGCGGGCGATGCGCCGCTGGTCGTGTTCGATTTCGACCACACGCTGTACGACGGCGACTCCGGCAGTCACCTGTTCGCGTGGCTGATCCGCCGGAGTGCGTGGCGCATGCTGCTGGCACTGCTGATCGCACCGATCGCGGGCCCGATGATCGCGTTCCTTCCGACGCGCCGGCACGGCATCGGCGCGTTCGTGTGGGTCGGCACGGTGTTCGAGCGCGCGCCGTTCGACGCGCTGATCGATCGCTACGTCGCCGACAACGTCGACGGCATCCGCGCGCGGCTCCTGCCGGTCGCGCTGGACGTGTTCCATCGACATCGTGTCGCCGGTGATCGCGTGGTCGTCGCCACCGGCGCACCGCCGCGACTCGCACGCGCGATCCTCGCGTTCGTGGCGCACGAAGACGTGCCGGTGATCGGTACGGAAGTCAAGCGCGTATTCGGCGGCATCCGCGCCGCGCGCCACTGCCACCATGCGATGAAGATGACGATGCTGCGCGACGCCGGCTACGGCGGCGAAATCGCGGCTGCGTATTCCGACAGCACGGCCGACCTGCCGTTGCTGCAGGCCGCGCGGAATCCGGTCGTCGTGAATCCGAAGTCGAAGGGCATCGCGTTCTTCCGCGAGCATCTGCCCGCGGGTACGCCGATGCTCAACTGGGGCTGCCCTGGACGCGCTGGCGACGTCGTGCGCGCCGACGCCTGA
- the maiA gene encoding maleylacetoacetate isomerase: MSEPLRLYSYWRSSAAYRVRIGLALKELPYEIVPVHLLRDGGEQHATEFRETTNPQELVPVLQHGARLYRQSMAILEYLDETWPEPPLLPALARDRARARGLAQLVACDVHPLNNLRVLQYFEHEWNVPQAERDEWVRHWIVKGLDAMEASLVDHPATGEFCEGDAPTLADCCLVPQLYNARRFGIDIGRWPTIARIEAACLALPAFDVARPENQPDCPESQRAA, from the coding sequence GTGAGCGAACCGCTGCGCCTGTACTCCTACTGGCGGTCGAGCGCCGCCTACCGTGTGCGCATCGGCCTGGCGCTCAAGGAGCTGCCGTACGAGATCGTGCCGGTGCACCTGCTGCGCGACGGCGGTGAGCAGCATGCGACCGAGTTCCGCGAGACCACGAATCCGCAGGAGCTGGTGCCCGTCCTGCAGCACGGCGCACGCCTGTACCGGCAGTCGATGGCGATCCTCGAATACCTCGACGAGACGTGGCCGGAGCCGCCGCTGCTGCCGGCGCTCGCGCGCGATCGTGCGCGGGCGCGCGGTCTCGCGCAGCTCGTCGCCTGCGACGTGCATCCGCTCAACAACCTGCGCGTGCTGCAGTACTTCGAGCACGAATGGAACGTGCCGCAGGCCGAGCGGGACGAATGGGTGCGGCACTGGATCGTCAAAGGCCTTGACGCGATGGAAGCGTCGCTCGTCGACCACCCGGCCACCGGCGAATTCTGCGAAGGCGATGCACCAACGCTCGCCGACTGCTGCCTCGTGCCCCAGCTCTACAACGCGCGGCGGTTCGGCATCGACATCGGACGCTGGCCGACCATCGCCCGCATCGAAGCCGCGTGCCTGGCGTTGCCTGCATTCGATGTCGCGCGACCGGAAAATCAGCCCGATTGCCCGGAGTCGCAGCGCGCGGCCTAG
- the crp gene encoding cAMP-activated global transcriptional regulator CRP codes for MPDNAAIDRFLAHCHRRRYPSRTDVFRPGDAATTLYYVISGSVSIINEEEDGRELVLGYFGAGQFVGEMGLFIESDKREVTLRTRTATELAEIGHERFYDLLMTRLSTDAPKLLYSIGAQISRRLLDTSRKAGRLAFLDVTDRIVRTLHDLAKEPEAMSHPQGTQIRVSRQELSRLVGCSREMAGRVLKKLQADGLLHARGKTVVLYGTR; via the coding sequence ATGCCCGACAACGCGGCCATCGACCGCTTCCTCGCCCATTGCCACCGCCGCCGCTATCCGTCCCGCACGGACGTGTTCCGCCCGGGCGATGCCGCCACCACCCTGTATTACGTGATCTCCGGCTCGGTGAGCATCATCAACGAGGAGGAGGACGGCCGGGAGCTGGTGCTGGGCTACTTCGGCGCGGGGCAGTTCGTCGGTGAGATGGGCCTGTTCATCGAGAGCGACAAGCGCGAGGTCACCCTGCGCACGCGCACCGCGACCGAGCTGGCCGAGATCGGCCACGAGCGCTTCTACGACCTGCTGATGACCCGGCTGTCGACCGACGCGCCCAAGCTGCTCTATTCGATCGGCGCGCAGATCTCCCGCCGCCTGCTCGACACCTCGCGCAAGGCCGGTCGCCTGGCCTTCCTCGACGTCACCGACCGCATCGTCCGCACCCTGCACGACCTGGCCAAGGAACCCGAGGCCATGAGCCACCCGCAGGGCACCCAGATCCGCGTGTCGCGCCAGGAGCTCTCGCGCCTGGTCGGCTGTTCGCGCGAAATGGCCGGCCGCGTCCTCAAGAAGCTCCAGGCCGACGGCCTGCTCCACGCCCGCGGCAAGACCGTCGTCCTCTACGGCACCCGCTGA
- the coq7 gene encoding 2-polyprenyl-3-methyl-6-methoxy-1,4-benzoquinone monooxygenase, with protein MHTRRLSPLDRWIDTAQRALETVAGDPHALRANPAGHHADLVLDDAERRHAAGLMRINHVGEVCAQALYVGQASVARDARTRDHLLHAAQEETDHLAWCAERLRELDSRPSLLNPLWYAGSYAIGLAAGLRGDGWNLGFVVETERQVEAHIDEHLVDLPPADVRSRAILEVMKDDEARHADNAEAAGARALPPPIPQLMAAASKVMKTVAYRV; from the coding sequence ATGCATACCCGACGCCTTTCGCCGCTCGATCGCTGGATCGACACCGCGCAGCGCGCACTCGAAACCGTCGCGGGCGACCCGCACGCACTTCGCGCGAACCCCGCCGGCCACCATGCGGATCTGGTGCTCGACGATGCGGAGCGACGCCATGCCGCGGGGCTGATGCGCATCAACCACGTCGGCGAGGTCTGTGCGCAGGCGCTGTATGTCGGCCAGGCGTCGGTCGCACGCGACGCCCGCACACGCGATCACCTGCTGCACGCCGCGCAGGAGGAGACCGACCACCTCGCCTGGTGCGCCGAGCGCCTGCGCGAACTCGACAGCCGACCGAGCCTGCTGAACCCGCTGTGGTACGCCGGTTCGTATGCGATCGGCCTCGCCGCCGGCCTGCGTGGCGACGGCTGGAACCTTGGTTTCGTCGTCGAGACCGAACGACAGGTGGAAGCTCACATCGACGAGCACCTCGTCGATCTGCCGCCCGCCGACGTACGCAGCCGCGCGATCCTCGAAGTGATGAAGGATGACGAGGCGCGCCACGCCGACAACGCCGAAGCCGCCGGTGCACGCGCACTGCCGCCGCCGATCCCGCAGCTCATGGCCGCAGCGTCGAAGGTGATGAAGACGGTCGCCTATCGCGTCTGA
- the speD gene encoding adenosylmethionine decarboxylase — protein MVKPLPRLRLQGFNNLTKALSFNIYDISYAASEDERQRYIQYIDEAYNADRLTQILTDVAEIIGANILNIARQDYDPQGASVTILISEEPVIDKKDAGKELISDAVVAHMDKSHITVHTYPETHPDNGIATFRADIDVATCGVISPLKALNYLIESFESDIVVLDYRVRGFTRDIKGKKHYIDHKINSIQDYLAKNIRNRYEMLDVNVYQENIFHTKMHLKEFDLDTYLFEEKAKNLSFKDRMKIESRLKREIEELYHGRNLVD, from the coding sequence GTGGTCAAGCCTCTGCCGCGCCTGCGGCTCCAGGGATTCAATAACCTGACCAAGGCGCTGTCGTTCAACATCTACGACATCTCCTACGCCGCATCCGAGGATGAGCGCCAGCGCTACATCCAGTACATCGACGAGGCGTACAACGCGGACCGGCTGACGCAGATCCTGACGGACGTCGCCGAGATCATCGGTGCGAACATCCTCAACATAGCGCGCCAGGACTACGACCCGCAGGGCGCGTCGGTGACCATCCTCATTTCCGAGGAGCCGGTCATCGACAAGAAGGATGCCGGCAAGGAGCTGATCTCCGACGCCGTGGTCGCGCACATGGACAAGTCGCACATCACGGTGCACACGTATCCGGAAACGCACCCGGACAACGGCATCGCGACGTTCCGCGCCGACATCGACGTCGCAACGTGCGGCGTCATCTCGCCGCTGAAGGCGTTGAACTACCTGATCGAGAGTTTCGAGTCCGACATCGTCGTGCTCGATTACCGCGTGCGTGGCTTCACCCGCGACATCAAGGGCAAGAAGCACTACATCGACCACAAGATCAATTCGATCCAGGACTACCTGGCGAAGAACATCCGCAATCGCTACGAGATGCTCGACGTCAACGTCTACCAGGAAAACATCTTCCACACGAAGATGCATCTGAAGGAGTTCGACCTCGATACGTATCTGTTCGAGGAGAAAGCGAAGAACCTTTCCTTCAAGGACCGGATGAAGATCGAGTCGCGCCTCAAGCGCGAGATCGAGGAGCTCTACCACGGACGCAACCTCGTCGATTGA
- a CDS encoding GNAT family N-acetyltransferase translates to MGLYEEAPDGIRVRDARIGDASDVARLLEILGYPCSRDEAAERITFVLADPRQRLLLAEIGGHACGLAGLELRYSLARGAEQARITALVVMPECERQGVGRRLLREVESIARHAGAARIEVTTAASRDTAQSFYRGCGYTDASLHFAKLLGD, encoded by the coding sequence ATGGGGCTCTACGAGGAGGCGCCCGACGGCATCCGCGTCCGTGACGCCCGGATCGGTGACGCCAGCGACGTCGCCCGCCTCCTCGAGATCCTCGGTTATCCGTGCAGCCGCGACGAAGCGGCCGAGCGGATCACGTTCGTGCTGGCGGACCCCCGCCAGCGACTGCTGCTCGCCGAGATCGGCGGGCATGCGTGCGGGCTGGCCGGACTCGAGCTGCGCTATTCACTGGCCCGCGGCGCCGAACAGGCGCGCATCACCGCGCTCGTGGTGATGCCTGAATGCGAGCGACAGGGCGTCGGCCGCCGCCTGCTGCGCGAAGTCGAGTCGATCGCCCGCCACGCAGGCGCCGCGCGCATCGAAGTCACCACGGCGGCGAGCCGCGACACCGCGCAGTCGTTCTATCGCGGCTGCGGCTACACCGACGCCTCGCTGCACTTCGCCAAGCTCCTCGGCGACTGA
- a CDS encoding fumarylacetoacetate hydrolase family protein codes for MKLGSLKEGGRDGTLIVVSRDLTRAVRADGIAPTMQRALEDWSNTAPRLNALYEALNAGTADGAFDVDMSQLAAPLPRAYEFVDGSAYLPHVERVRRARGAEVPASFYVDPLMYQATSAGFYGPRDAVRVPSESYGIDLEAEVVVVTDDVPMAATPEEAAGHIQLVGLVNDVSLRNLIPDELAKGFGFLQSKPRSALSPVFVTPDELGDAWQGSKVHRPLTTHINGEWFGAPEAGVDMQFDFGQLVAHAAKTRPLSAGTIVGSGTVANQDTSLGASCFAEKRTVETLEHGKPSTPFMSFGDTVRIEMFDRDGRSIFGAIEQRIEPHTR; via the coding sequence ATGAAGCTGGGATCCCTCAAGGAAGGCGGCCGCGACGGCACGCTGATCGTCGTTTCGCGTGACCTGACCCGCGCCGTGCGCGCGGACGGCATCGCGCCGACGATGCAGCGCGCGCTCGAGGACTGGTCGAACACCGCGCCCCGCCTCAACGCGTTGTACGAAGCGCTTAACGCCGGGACGGCCGACGGCGCGTTCGACGTCGACATGAGCCAGCTCGCTGCGCCGCTGCCGCGCGCCTACGAATTCGTCGACGGCTCCGCCTACCTGCCCCACGTCGAGCGCGTGCGCCGCGCGCGCGGCGCCGAGGTGCCGGCCAGCTTCTACGTCGACCCGCTGATGTACCAGGCGACCAGCGCCGGCTTCTACGGTCCGCGCGACGCGGTCCGCGTGCCCAGCGAGAGCTACGGCATCGACCTCGAGGCCGAAGTGGTCGTCGTGACCGACGACGTGCCGATGGCGGCGACGCCGGAGGAGGCCGCGGGCCACATCCAGCTGGTGGGCCTGGTCAACGACGTCTCGCTGCGCAACCTGATTCCCGACGAGCTCGCGAAGGGCTTCGGCTTCCTGCAGAGCAAGCCGCGTTCGGCGCTCAGCCCAGTATTCGTGACGCCGGATGAGCTCGGTGACGCGTGGCAGGGGAGCAAGGTGCACCGCCCGCTGACGACGCACATCAACGGCGAGTGGTTCGGCGCGCCGGAAGCGGGCGTCGACATGCAGTTCGACTTCGGCCAGCTGGTCGCGCATGCCGCCAAGACGCGCCCGCTGTCGGCCGGCACGATCGTCGGCTCGGGCACGGTGGCCAACCAGGACACCTCGCTGGGCGCCTCGTGCTTCGCCGAAAAGCGCACGGTGGAGACGCTGGAGCACGGCAAGCCGTCGACCCCGTTCATGAGCTTCGGCGACACGGTTCGCATCGAGATGTTCGACCGCGACGGTCGCAGCATCTTCGGCGCGATCGAGCAGCGCATCGAGCCGCACACCCGGTGA
- a CDS encoding OmpA family protein: MRPSFAYPRYALLAAVLTTTMTGCATLPPPTSELAAAQQAVARAAQADADQYAGADLAAAQRELSQAQAAMSAGKDDDARRFALQASADADLAAAASRAAVAAAARTQREAEVADLQARLGIEPDQAAALPPAPGGASGNYTLRLQALAADPRLADAARLERAQAQQAVDALATVKGKQRPAAEALAERRVRAAELAAFAQVLQRDTDRLEHTYSELQLEASRRDAAAARAEADRLRMEAQMQAEESERLRQQAAEQEQARVDAETALQGAATQQAAKLSAAREKELKLAREEAELVADAKLPPMKRDSRGEVFTLAGDAFASGQATLTPAASASLKAMAHYIDVSRAAAVRVDGFTDNQGDAGANQTLSQRRAAAVRQALVAAGAGSVRIDASGHGAGNPVADNGSAAGRAKNRRVEIVVTQK; encoded by the coding sequence ATGCGTCCAAGCTTCGCATATCCGCGCTACGCGCTTCTTGCCGCGGTTCTCACCACGACGATGACGGGTTGCGCGACGTTGCCGCCGCCGACCAGCGAGCTGGCCGCGGCGCAACAGGCCGTGGCGCGGGCCGCTCAGGCCGATGCAGACCAGTACGCGGGCGCCGATCTCGCCGCCGCGCAGCGGGAGCTGTCGCAGGCGCAGGCCGCGATGTCGGCCGGCAAGGACGACGATGCCCGCCGGTTCGCCCTGCAGGCCTCGGCCGACGCCGACCTCGCCGCCGCGGCCAGTCGTGCCGCCGTCGCCGCTGCGGCCCGCACGCAGCGCGAGGCCGAGGTCGCCGATCTGCAGGCGCGGCTGGGCATCGAACCGGATCAAGCCGCGGCGCTGCCGCCGGCCCCGGGCGGCGCTTCGGGCAACTACACGCTGCGTTTGCAGGCGCTCGCCGCCGACCCGCGTCTGGCCGACGCCGCCCGCCTCGAGCGCGCTCAGGCCCAGCAGGCGGTCGACGCCCTCGCGACGGTCAAGGGCAAGCAGCGCCCGGCCGCCGAAGCCCTGGCCGAGCGCCGCGTCCGCGCCGCCGAACTGGCTGCGTTCGCGCAGGTTCTGCAGCGCGACACCGACCGCCTCGAGCACACGTATTCCGAGCTGCAGCTCGAAGCCAGCCGTCGCGACGCCGCCGCCGCCCGCGCCGAGGCCGACCGTCTGCGCATGGAGGCCCAGATGCAGGCCGAGGAGAGCGAGCGCCTGCGCCAGCAGGCTGCCGAGCAGGAGCAGGCCCGCGTCGACGCCGAAACCGCGCTGCAGGGCGCGGCCACGCAGCAGGCCGCCAAGCTGTCTGCCGCCCGCGAGAAGGAATTGAAGCTCGCCCGCGAAGAGGCAGAGCTCGTCGCCGACGCCAAGCTGCCGCCGATGAAGCGCGACAGCCGCGGCGAGGTGTTCACCTTGGCTGGCGACGCCTTCGCCTCGGGTCAGGCGACGCTGACCCCGGCCGCCTCCGCCAGCCTCAAGGCGATGGCGCATTACATCGACGTCTCGCGCGCCGCGGCCGTCCGCGTCGACGGTTTCACCGACAACCAGGGCGACGCGGGGGCCAACCAGACGCTGTCGCAGCGACGTGCCGCAGCGGTGCGCCAGGCACTGGTCGCGGCCGGTGCGGGAAGCGTCCGTATCGACGCCAGCGGCCATGGCGCCGGCAACCCGGTCGCCGACAACGGCAGCGCGGCGGGGCGTGCGAAGAACCGCCGCGTCGAGATCGTCGTCACCCAGAAATAG
- the rpsI gene encoding 30S ribosomal protein S9 — MATQQNYGTGRRKSSTARVFLRKGTGQITVNQRPLDEFFGRETARMIVRQPLELTKSAEQFDVIVTVAGGGITGQAGAIRLGIARALVEYDETLKTDLRKAGFMTRDAREVERKKVGLHKARRATQFSKR; from the coding sequence ATGGCTACCCAGCAGAATTACGGCACCGGCCGCCGCAAGTCCTCCACCGCCCGCGTGTTCCTGCGCAAGGGCACGGGGCAGATCACCGTCAACCAGCGTCCGCTGGACGAGTTCTTCGGCCGCGAGACGGCGCGCATGATCGTGCGCCAGCCGCTCGAGCTGACGAAGTCGGCGGAGCAGTTCGACGTGATCGTGACGGTCGCCGGCGGCGGCATCACCGGCCAGGCCGGTGCGATCCGCCTCGGCATCGCCCGCGCGCTCGTCGAGTACGACGAAACGCTGAAGACCGACCTGCGCAAGGCCGGCTTTATGACCCGCGACGCCCGCGAGGTCGAGCGTAAGAAGGTCGGCCTGCACAAGGCCCGTCGCGCCACGCAGTTCTCGAAGCGCTAA
- a CDS encoding (Fe-S)-binding protein, whose protein sequence is MPLPRPPSADPLVALADQCVQCGLCLPACPTYGRDRLEAESPRGRIALARGWALAALEPTAAGDEHLDHCLGCRSCEAVCPAGVRYGALLTAARARQRQRRGATWRERMIEALARRPRLLAALLAIYRRTYPALPATLRPLPRPPRRRDTTRPPPSTTPTTRAALFLGCVARAYEPAPRDALRRLLAACDIDLVALDGQTCCGALHAHAGASDTAAELAVINARAFGNAPLVLTLASGCHEAVAVALPASTETVDAIEFLARHADCLRFRPGNARIALHLPCTQRNVVRSVPALRRLLARIPHLEIVELNAGFGCCGAAGTAMLTDAERAASFRAPLVAQADAANVREVLSANLGCRLHLANGTALPVRHPIEFLAEHLDGIDAGAQ, encoded by the coding sequence ATGCCCCTGCCCCGACCGCCCTCGGCCGACCCGCTGGTCGCGCTGGCCGACCAGTGCGTGCAGTGCGGCCTGTGCCTGCCGGCGTGCCCGACGTATGGGCGGGACCGGCTGGAGGCCGAGTCGCCGCGGGGCCGCATCGCGCTGGCACGGGGCTGGGCGTTGGCGGCGCTGGAGCCGACGGCGGCCGGAGACGAACACCTCGACCATTGCCTCGGCTGCCGCAGCTGCGAAGCGGTCTGCCCGGCCGGCGTGCGCTACGGCGCCCTGCTGACCGCCGCGCGAGCCCGGCAGCGACAGCGGCGGGGGGCGACGTGGCGGGAACGGATGATCGAGGCGCTGGCCCGGCGACCGCGACTGCTTGCGGCGCTCCTTGCGATCTATCGCCGGACCTACCCCGCGCTTCCGGCGACGCTGAGACCGCTTCCCCGACCGCCACGGCGGCGCGATACGACGAGGCCGCCCCCCAGTACGACGCCGACCACGCGCGCAGCGCTCTTTCTCGGCTGCGTCGCGCGCGCATACGAACCGGCCCCGCGCGACGCGCTCCGCCGCCTGCTCGCGGCCTGCGACATCGATCTCGTCGCGCTCGATGGCCAGACCTGCTGCGGCGCCCTGCACGCGCATGCCGGCGCATCCGACACCGCAGCCGAACTCGCCGTCATCAATGCCCGCGCCTTCGGCAATGCGCCGCTCGTCTTGACCCTCGCCAGCGGCTGCCACGAAGCCGTCGCCGTGGCGCTCCCGGCATCGACCGAAACCGTCGATGCGATCGAATTTCTCGCACGCCACGCCGACTGCCTGCGCTTCCGTCCCGGCAATGCACGCATCGCGCTGCACCTGCCCTGCACGCAACGCAATGTCGTGCGCAGCGTGCCCGCATTGCGACGCCTCCTCGCACGCATCCCGCACCTCGAAATCGTCGAACTCAACGCCGGCTTCGGCTGCTGCGGCGCAGCCGGCACCGCGATGCTGACCGACGCCGAGCGCGCCGCGTCGTTCCGTGCCCCACTCGTTGCGCAAGCGGACGCCGCGAACGTGCGCGAAGTGCTGAGCGCCAACCTCGGCTGCCGCCTGCACCTCGCGAATGGCACGGCCCTGCCCGTCCGCCATCCGATCGAGTTCCTCGCCGAACATCTCGACGGCATCGATGCAGGCGCGCAGTAG
- a CDS encoding 2OG-Fe dioxygenase family protein gives MPLSAAGERLRERGYAVIEPDAIATLALSTIDALRTLAPTWDALPPDTYLRDGGRYRHRRHSCFVVESDAVTPAPHRAHWQPVDYNALHGGMHRWFEPIDANVAGASAFGGLMRGLGALFTTIRAEPRWYVEAHQFRIDTAGGLGRPTPEGAHRDGVDFVAVVLIGRHGIKGGETRVFDANGPAGERFTLEEPWSALLLDDTRVIHESTPIQPDDGADTPGHRDTLVLTYRARAFQGDD, from the coding sequence GTGCCGTTGTCCGCTGCCGGCGAGCGACTGCGTGAACGTGGCTATGCGGTGATCGAACCCGATGCAATCGCGACGCTCGCCTTGTCGACGATCGATGCGCTGCGGACACTCGCACCGACCTGGGACGCGCTGCCCCCCGACACCTACCTGCGTGACGGCGGACGCTACCGGCATCGTCGCCACTCGTGCTTCGTGGTCGAGAGCGATGCGGTCACGCCGGCGCCCCACCGCGCGCACTGGCAACCGGTCGACTACAACGCGCTGCACGGCGGCATGCATCGCTGGTTCGAGCCGATCGATGCGAACGTCGCAGGCGCCTCTGCGTTTGGCGGGCTGATGCGTGGGCTGGGTGCGCTGTTCACGACGATCCGCGCGGAACCGCGCTGGTACGTCGAAGCCCACCAGTTCCGCATCGATACGGCGGGCGGTCTCGGTCGGCCGACGCCCGAAGGCGCGCATCGCGACGGCGTCGATTTCGTCGCCGTGGTGCTGATCGGTCGCCACGGCATCAAGGGCGGCGAGACGCGCGTATTCGATGCGAACGGCCCGGCCGGCGAACGCTTCACGCTCGAGGAGCCGTGGTCGGCCTTGCTGCTCGACGACACCCGCGTGATCCACGAATCCACGCCGATCCAGCCGGATGATGGCGCCGACACGCCCGGCCATCGCGACACCCTGGTGCTCACCTACCGCGCGCGAGCGTTCCAGGGCGACGACTGA
- a CDS encoding PilT/PilU family type 4a pilus ATPase, translating to MDIGYFLKLMTEKNASDMFLTTGAPVYIKVEGKLQPLGNTGLPSGMVKKIAYSLMDEGQVPEFETNLELNMAYALPDSGRFRVNVFKQRGEVGMVIRAIKSVIPSIEELQLPACLKDIITSPRGLVLIVGSTGSGKSTTLAAMIDHRNTNMAGHILTIEDPIEFLHKHKKSIVNQREVGLDTHSFHNALKNAMREAPDVILIGEILDATTMEAAISFAETGHLCLATLHSNNADQTLERILNFFPESAHKNVLMNLALNLRAVVSQRLVVGVDGRRLPATEVLINTPHVRDLMRRGQVHEIKQAMEESLEDGMETFDQCLFRLQKEGRIEMEAALRAADSRDGLALKFRLSEGAGAEHDPYADMYSTTI from the coding sequence ATGGACATCGGCTACTTCCTGAAGCTGATGACGGAGAAGAATGCGTCGGACATGTTTCTGACGACGGGGGCTCCGGTCTACATCAAGGTGGAAGGCAAGCTCCAGCCGCTGGGCAATACGGGCCTGCCGTCGGGCATGGTCAAGAAGATCGCCTATTCGCTGATGGACGAAGGCCAGGTGCCGGAGTTCGAAACCAACCTCGAACTCAACATGGCGTATGCACTGCCGGACTCGGGACGTTTCCGCGTCAACGTGTTCAAGCAGCGCGGCGAAGTCGGCATGGTGATCCGCGCGATCAAGAGCGTGATCCCCTCGATCGAGGAGCTGCAGCTTCCCGCATGCCTGAAGGACATCATCACCTCGCCGCGCGGCCTGGTGCTGATCGTCGGCAGTACGGGCTCGGGCAAGTCGACCACGCTGGCGGCGATGATCGACCATCGCAATACGAACATGGCCGGCCACATCCTCACCATCGAGGATCCGATCGAGTTCCTGCACAAGCACAAGAAGTCGATCGTCAACCAGCGCGAAGTCGGCCTCGACACGCACAGCTTCCACAACGCGCTGAAGAATGCGATGCGCGAAGCGCCGGACGTCATCCTGATCGGCGAGATCCTTGACGCGACGACGATGGAAGCCGCGATCTCGTTCGCGGAAACCGGCCATCTCTGCCTGGCGACGCTGCACTCGAACAACGCGGATCAGACGCTCGAGCGCATCCTGAACTTTTTCCCGGAATCGGCGCACAAGAACGTGCTGATGAACCTCGCGCTCAACCTGCGCGCGGTGGTGAGCCAGCGCCTCGTTGTCGGTGTCGACGGGCGCCGCCTGCCGGCGACCGAAGTGCTGATCAACACGCCGCACGTGCGTGACCTGATGCGTCGCGGACAGGTACACGAGATCAAGCAGGCGATGGAAGAGTCGCTGGAAGACGGCATGGAGACGTTCGACCAGTGCCTGTTCCGCCTGCAGAAGGAAGGTCGCATCGAGATGGAGGCCGCGCTGCGTGCCGCCGACTCGCGCGACGGCCTCGCGCTCAAGTTCCGCCTCTCCGAGGGCGCGGGCGCCGAGCACGATCCGTACGCGGACATGTACAGCACCACGATCTGA
- a CDS encoding GFA family protein translates to MHTGSCHCGAVAFRVDGTIDRVIECNCSHCQRKGMLLWFVPRDALQVEKGDETLSEYRFNKHVIQHLFCPTCGCQPFGRGVGPTGQAMAAINVRCVEDVDLETIERVPFDGRSR, encoded by the coding sequence ATGCATACCGGCAGCTGTCACTGCGGTGCCGTGGCTTTCCGCGTCGACGGCACCATCGATCGCGTCATCGAATGCAACTGCTCGCACTGCCAGCGCAAGGGCATGCTGCTGTGGTTCGTGCCGCGCGACGCGCTGCAGGTCGAGAAGGGCGACGAGACGCTGAGCGAGTACCGCTTCAACAAGCACGTCATCCAGCACCTGTTCTGTCCGACCTGCGGCTGCCAGCCGTTCGGGCGCGGCGTCGGCCCGACCGGCCAGGCGATGGCCGCGATCAACGTGCGCTGCGTCGAGGACGTGGACCTCGAGACGATCGAACGCGTGCCGTTCGATGGTCGTTCGCGCTGA
- the rplM gene encoding 50S ribosomal protein L13 yields MKTFIAKSETVQRDWYLVDASGKTLGRLASELARRLRGKHKPVYTPHVDTGDYLIVVNAEKIAVTGNKLADKKYHRFTGYVGNLKTETLSQALERHPERVIEIAVKGMLPKGPLGRAMYRKLKVYKGAEHPHAAQQPQTLDI; encoded by the coding sequence ATGAAGACCTTTATCGCCAAGTCCGAGACCGTCCAGCGCGACTGGTATCTCGTCGACGCCTCCGGCAAGACCCTGGGCCGCCTGGCCTCGGAGCTCGCCCGCCGTCTGCGCGGCAAGCACAAGCCCGTCTACACCCCGCACGTCGACACCGGTGACTACCTCATCGTCGTCAACGCGGAAAAGATCGCGGTGACCGGCAACAAGCTGGCCGACAAGAAGTACCACCGCTTCACCGGTTACGTCGGCAACCTGAAGACCGAGACCCTCTCGCAGGCGCTGGAGCGCCACCCGGAGCGCGTCATCGAGATCGCCGTCAAGGGCATGCTGCCGAAGGGTCCGCTGGGCCGCGCGATGTACCGCAAGCTCAAGGTCTACAAGGGTGCCGAGCACCCGCACGCCGCGCAGCAGCCGCAGACGCTCGACATCTAA